A region from the Kineothrix sp. IPX-CK genome encodes:
- a CDS encoding electron transporter RnfD, whose protein sequence is MMIKPDDKRLTYCGRIDFEDKNAPVFVYPCSSIRIHVSGSFVRIVLSNKKAYWENSLGFLIDGRQGKAILPEEEGETAITLAEHLKEGLHDVLIFKRQDSCHTFAFYGLEVEEGALVQASGPAPSRRIEVYGDSVSAGEVSEAVEYAGKEDPEHNGEHSNSYYSYAWIAARRLNAQIHDIAQGGVALLNGTGWFMEPDYIGMEEIYDKLQYQPGLGPVKRWDFARYRPHLVLVAIGQNDNHPLDYMAQDYESEKSVYWRRHYKMFIQNLRNIYPQAVIILQTTILNHHPNWDRSIGQVQAELGDSRIYHFCYTDNGCGTPGHIRIPEAERMAEELTAFVESLGETVWKEEEGT, encoded by the coding sequence ATGATGATAAAGCCGGATGATAAGAGGCTGACCTATTGCGGAAGAATTGATTTCGAAGACAAGAATGCGCCTGTATTCGTATATCCATGCAGCAGCATACGAATCCATGTAAGCGGAAGTTTTGTGCGTATTGTTCTAAGCAACAAAAAAGCTTATTGGGAAAACTCGCTGGGCTTTCTCATAGACGGCAGACAGGGCAAAGCGATCCTCCCCGAGGAGGAAGGTGAGACGGCAATAACCCTGGCGGAGCATCTGAAAGAGGGTTTGCACGACGTTCTGATTTTCAAAAGACAGGACTCCTGTCATACCTTTGCTTTCTATGGGCTGGAGGTGGAGGAGGGGGCTCTCGTGCAGGCTTCCGGTCCGGCTCCCTCGCGGAGGATAGAAGTATACGGAGACAGTGTTTCCGCCGGAGAAGTGTCCGAGGCTGTGGAATATGCCGGGAAAGAGGACCCGGAGCATAATGGGGAACATTCCAACAGCTATTATTCCTACGCGTGGATAGCGGCCCGAAGGCTGAATGCGCAGATACACGATATCGCTCAGGGAGGCGTGGCTCTCCTTAATGGTACCGGGTGGTTTATGGAACCGGATTACATAGGAATGGAAGAAATCTACGATAAGCTGCAATATCAGCCTGGTCTCGGGCCGGTGAAACGATGGGATTTTGCACGCTACAGGCCCCACCTCGTTCTAGTGGCGATCGGGCAGAACGACAATCATCCTCTGGACTATATGGCGCAGGATTATGAAAGTGAAAAAAGCGTTTACTGGCGCAGACATTATAAGATGTTCATACAGAATTTAAGAAACATATATCCACAGGCTGTCATAATACTGCAGACGACGATTTTGAATCATCATCCTAACTGGGACCGCTCTATCGGTCAGGTGCAGGCGGAACTGGGAGATTCTCGCATATATCATTTTTGCTATACGGACAACGGATGCGGGACACCGGGACATATTCGGATTCCTGAGGCAGAACGGATGGCGGAGGAGCTGACGGCATTTGTTGAGTCTCTTGGGGAGACCGTATGGAAGGAGGAAGAGGGGACATGA
- a CDS encoding glycoside hydrolase family 130 protein, with protein sequence MNKLKMISEPVKKVPWQEPQEKPLDAPVWRYSGNPVIGRNPVKGVARIFNSAVMPYGEEFIGVFRGEQTNGIPYIYMGRSEDAIHWNIDQEKIPFVDEEGKPFMPAYAYDPRLVKVEDTYYIIWCQDFYGASLGIARTNDFKTFVRLENPFLPFNRNGVLFPRKINGNFMMLSRPSDSGHTPFGDIFVSESPDMVYWGRHRHVMGKGNEWWESLKIGGGAAPIETTEGWLLFYHGVSGTCNGYVYSIGGAILDIDNPSIVKYRCENFLLTPEQWYEERGFVPNVCFPCATIHDSESGKIAIYYGAADSYVGLAFTRLEEIVPYIKEHSSVTVSDTEIGRR encoded by the coding sequence ATGAACAAATTAAAAATGATTAGTGAACCGGTAAAAAAGGTTCCGTGGCAGGAGCCGCAGGAAAAACCTTTGGATGCGCCGGTGTGGAGATACAGCGGGAATCCCGTCATTGGGAGAAATCCGGTGAAGGGCGTTGCCAGAATATTCAACAGTGCGGTTATGCCTTATGGAGAGGAATTCATCGGAGTGTTCCGCGGAGAACAAACCAACGGCATTCCGTACATTTATATGGGGAGAAGTGAGGATGCTATCCACTGGAACATCGATCAAGAGAAGATTCCCTTTGTGGACGAGGAGGGAAAGCCCTTCATGCCGGCATACGCCTATGATCCGCGTCTGGTGAAGGTAGAGGATACCTACTATATCATATGGTGTCAGGATTTCTACGGCGCATCGCTGGGCATAGCCAGAACCAATGATTTTAAAACCTTCGTGAGATTAGAGAATCCATTCCTTCCCTTTAATAGAAACGGGGTATTGTTCCCGAGAAAGATAAACGGTAATTTCATGATGCTGAGCCGCCCCAGCGACAGCGGGCACACTCCCTTTGGAGACATTTTTGTCAGTGAAAGTCCCGACATGGTGTATTGGGGCAGGCATCGCCATGTGATGGGCAAAGGAAACGAATGGTGGGAATCTCTGAAAATAGGAGGAGGTGCAGCGCCTATCGAGACGACAGAAGGCTGGCTTTTGTTCTATCACGGAGTGAGCGGAACGTGCAACGGATACGTTTATTCCATCGGCGGCGCGATTCTGGATATCGACAATCCCTCCATCGTGAAATACCGGTGTGAGAATTTCCTTCTCACGCCGGAGCAATGGTATGAGGAAAGGGGATTTGTTCCCAATGTATGTTTCCCCTGTGCCACAATCCACGATTCGGAAAGCGGAAAAATAGCCATTTACTACGGAGCCGCAGACAGTTATGTGGGCCTTGCATTCACAAGACTTGAGGAAATCGTTCCGTATATTAAGGAGCACAGCTCGGTCACAGTGTCTGATACGGAAATCGGAAGGCGTTAG